The proteins below come from a single Leptospira levettii genomic window:
- a CDS encoding DegT/DnrJ/EryC1/StrS family aminotransferase has translation MPGFELVGKEEREEINQLFDDGGILFAHGFDAIRNGRYRVREFEKAFAEKIGVKYAQAVSSGTAAIKVALFAAGVRPGDEVITQAFTFIATVEAIIDLGAKPILVNVNDTLNLDPIELKKAITPKTKAIVPVHMLGVACEMDKIQEIANEYNLAIIEDNCESLGARWNGKYLGTDSLACAWSFDAGKVIITGEGGMVTTNDEEVYKLAREYHDHGHEYNAKFPRGRDTHRIRGFNYRMSELQAAIGLAQLKKLDFIVSKNTENYNIYFDALKELPNISFRRIPNKSQPLCDCLIFQLETAEKAKWVVTEMNQQGLGTKNVPDAIEWHFARYWDHMLVELGMSKKELIDTMEPSERELNRSVAIPILVKMDKTTITSNAEKLVSILKKVN, from the coding sequence GTGCCTGGATTTGAATTAGTCGGAAAAGAAGAAAGAGAAGAGATCAATCAGCTTTTTGATGATGGTGGCATTTTGTTTGCTCATGGATTTGATGCGATTCGAAATGGTCGATACCGAGTTCGAGAGTTTGAAAAGGCTTTCGCTGAAAAAATAGGAGTAAAGTATGCGCAAGCTGTATCATCAGGGACAGCCGCAATCAAAGTAGCTCTTTTTGCAGCGGGAGTCAGACCTGGTGATGAAGTGATCACCCAAGCTTTTACATTCATTGCAACGGTGGAAGCAATTATAGATTTGGGTGCAAAGCCAATTTTAGTGAATGTTAATGATACTTTAAACTTAGATCCAATCGAATTAAAAAAGGCCATTACCCCGAAAACAAAGGCAATTGTACCTGTACACATGTTAGGTGTAGCATGTGAAATGGATAAAATCCAAGAAATTGCCAATGAATATAATCTCGCAATTATCGAAGATAATTGCGAGTCGCTCGGTGCAAGATGGAATGGTAAATACTTAGGAACAGATTCACTTGCTTGTGCGTGGAGTTTTGATGCAGGAAAAGTCATTATCACTGGTGAAGGAGGGATGGTGACCACTAATGACGAAGAAGTTTACAAACTTGCCAGGGAATATCATGATCATGGTCATGAATACAATGCAAAATTTCCGAGAGGAAGAGATACGCATAGAATTCGTGGCTTCAATTATCGGATGAGTGAACTTCAGGCTGCTATCGGTTTAGCACAATTGAAGAAACTAGATTTCATTGTTTCAAAAAACACCGAAAACTATAACATATACTTTGACGCTTTAAAAGAGCTTCCTAATATTTCTTTTCGAAGAATTCCAAACAAATCGCAACCGCTATGTGATTGTTTGATCTTTCAATTGGAGACCGCAGAAAAGGCAAAATGGGTAGTAACAGAAATGAATCAGCAAGGATTGGGAACAAAAAACGTTCCAGATGCGATTGAATGGCATTTTGCTCGTTATTGGGATCATATGTTGGTTGAGTTGGGTATGTCAAAGAAGGAATTGATAGATACTATGGAACCCTCTGAAAGAGAGTTAAACAGAAGTGTTGCCATACCGATTCTTGTTAAGATGGATAAAACCACCATAACATCTAATGCAGAGAAATTGGTATCAATTCTAAAAAAAGTGAATTAA